TCGTGGTACCAAGAAGTAGTGTAAGAAACCGAATCAATTATGGTACTTACATCGTTTCGCAAATAAATATGGTCACCACTATTATTCAAGGTAGGAAAGGAAGTTATACCCAACACATTTTGAAATCCCGCAAACAGCGCAACTGAAGTGCTGCTGCAAAGTACCACAAAGGAATCGGGTTGTAAAACATAATTTCCAATATTGGGAGTAAGCGTAAGCAAGGCATCATGAAAACTCCAATTGTTAAGGTTTATGGGAGCATTGCTGCGGTTAAATAATTCAATGTACTCGGCATTGGGCAAACCGGAAGTCGCATTTGGACTGGAATAAATTTCGGTAATAATTATATCTTTTGGAGCAACCGGAACAGGCGCAAAATAAGTGAAGTTGCTGGTATTCGGATTGATGTTATTACCCGAACAATCACTAATATTACTAAAGCTGAGCGAGTTGGTTTGTTGAGAAATAAGATTAGTTCCTAAGGTTAAATCAACGCAAGTTAAAGAGGCATTAGCAGCAACAGATAACGGATTTCCGACTCCATTATTGATACTATAATTCGCTGTATTTGCAATTTGACTAGCATCAATTGCCTCACTAAAACAGATAGTAACATGAAGTGAATCCGTTGCAATACTGCTAATTGCCGAAGGTGCGGTAACATCAGGAGCAATTGAAAAAACAGAATTTTGTGCACCAGGAGTACCACCCGTCAAATCGATTGAAGCAATCCAGTTCCCTGAGGGTGCACAGTTCACACTCAAATTCGGATTGATTAATTCCAAAGTCCAACCACCTTGTGCCTTTGTTGTATTTTGATACCAAGAATCCGAATAATCAACCGAGTCAATAAAATTTCCAAGATTGTTTTTCAAGTAAATTTGATTGCCACTGTTTACAAGTGATGGAAAAGAAGCAACTCCCATAACATTACTGTAAGCCGAAAACAAAGCCAAATTCGTGCTGGAACAAATTATTAAAAAGGAATCGGGTTGAAGCACATAGGCTCCAAGATTAGCAGGTGCAGCAACCGGATTGTCTGTAAAACTCCATTGATTCAAATCAATTGGGTTAGCACTTCGGTTAAAAATTTCTAGAAACTCTGCATTTGGCAAACCTACTAAAGGTGTGGGATCGGCCATTATTTCATTCACAATTACATCTTTAAATCCTGCAACAAAAACAGCAGTATAAGTAAAGGTTGTTGTATCGGCAATTAATGTGTTTGCAAATAAATCCTGGATACTGTCCACCACAATAGAGTCTAAAATTCCATTGGGGAAACTGCTCAAAAAACTAAGGTGAACAACTTCTAAACTTGATGCATCTCTTACAGCGCTTGCCGGACTACCAATACCATTGTTGACCGCATAATGCGTTGTGTTTTGGGCAGAAATGGGATCAAGCGCTTCGCTAAATAAAAGATCAACTTGAGTGCCGGATATTACGGTTGCGCTCAGCAAATCTGGCGCTGTTGTATCAACTACAGCCACCGGTGTAACCGTAAAATCATCAAAAAAATATTTGTTAAAATTTGCAGCAGAATAAGTGATTTTTACTCCAAAAAAAGCAGCTGTTGAAACCGCCGAATTAGTTACCGTTCCTTGCACGGCGTAGGCACTGCCGGTTCCTGTAAAGTCAGCTTCCAAGGTCCAGAGATTGCTTGCATTGCGTGTTACTCTTACTTTGGTAGGATTGTTTGATGAACTGGCAAGTGTGGTATTCGGGCCATCAATAATTAATGTAGCGGTTCCATTCACTAATTGATATAAGCAAACATCATCGCTTGTGTTTCCGAGCCTAACAAAATAGCCGTTTTGGGCAGTTAATAGGCTTGCAGAATCGGCTGCTAAAAAAACATCTATAAAATTTCCGGATGAAGTTGCCAGTTTTGGGTTGGCAAAAAATTCCCATTGTGCGTTTTGTGCTAAAGCAGATGACGTAGATAGGTAAATGGTAGTTGGTGTTACTCCGGGTCCATTGCTGTTGAGCTGTCCAGTTGTTATAGTCCAATCGGCTGTATTTCCAAGCCATGTGGGATTGGAAATAAAATCGCCATCTGTGAAATCATCTGAAAATTGGCAATATGCCCAAATAGGATGAAGAATAATAAAAAAAAGTAGAATTCGTTTCATTGCTTGCTGTTGCTTGAAGGGTAAATATAGTATTTTTGTGAAAGATTTTTTTTGGGAATTAAAATTTGGATTAATTATTCCATTAAAGTGTCCACAATTTTTGATATGATTTTAAAAGTACAGCCTATTTAATTAACTAAATCAAAGATAATCGAACATGAAAGTTGCAGTTGTAGGGGCCACCGGATTAGTGGGGACAATGATGATTAAAATTTTGGAGGAAAGAAAATTTCCTGTCTCGGAATTTATTCCGGTAGCATCTGAAAGGAGTATTGGAAAGAAATTGAATTTTAACGGGAAAATGTATCCTGTGGTCGGCATGGAGGAGGCAATTGCGATGAAACCGCACATTGCACTTTTTTCGGCAGGTGGTAATACTTCTTTACAGTGGGCGCCAAAATTTGCTGAAGCAGGAACAACCGTAATTGATAACTCATCGGCTTGGCGCATGGATCCTAATAAGCAACTGGTGGTGCCGGAAATTAATGCAGAAGTACTTACGCAAGGCGATAAAATAATTGCCAATCCCAACTGCTCCACTATTCAAATGGTAATGGTTTTGGCACCTTTGCATAAAAAATATCACATTAATCGTATTGTGGTTTCTACCTATCAATCGGTTACAGGCACAGGGGTGAAGGCGGTTACGCAGCTCATGAATGAACGTGCAGGCATTGATGGTGATATGGCCTATCCGTATAAAATTGATTTAAATGTTATCCCTCAAATAGATGTGTTTTTAGATAACGGTTATACCAAAGAGGAAATGAAAATGGTTAACGAAACGCGAAAAATTTTGAGAGACGATAGCTTGCGCGTTACCAGCACCACTGTGCGTATTCCGGTAATGGGAGGACATTCGGAAAGTGTAAATGTTGAATTTGATAAAGAGTTTGATATTAGCGAAGTGAAGCAAATTTTAAGTGCGTTTCCCGGAGTAGTTGTGGTGGATGATATTACACAATTAAAATATCCCATGCCCAAGGATGCACATAATAAAGATGAAGTTTTTGTGGGTCGTTTGCGGCGCGATGAATCACAACCCAAGTCGCTAAACATGTGGATTGTAAGCGATAATTTGCGCAAAGGAGCGGCAACCAATGCGGTTCAAATTGCAGAATATTTGAGTTAACAAGGGTTTGGTTTAGTATACTTGAACTTAACTTATTAAATGATGCAATTGCATGCTTTTATGATGATGGTTGTTAGATCAATTCATTGTTTTTTTGTGCTTTTAAATGAATGGATGATTTGCAATAAAGGTGACTTCCATTTCAAAAATTACTATTGCGATTCCCAATTAAAAATCCGTAATTCGAAATAAAAATCCGCTATGAAAGTGATTAGGAAGATTGTAAAATGGATTGTTATTCTCTTGGTGTTGCTTTCTTTACTCATCGTTATTACCGGAAAAAGCTACCTGTTTAGAGCCGTTGCAAATACTTACCTAAAGGGGCGTTCAGGACCTTCCATAAGTGAGTATAAAATATTCAGCAATCACAAAGTTGAGGTTGACTCAGCTCAAGAGTGGGTGCCTTCGCGAGATTACAATCTACAAAAATTATCGCCAGCACACAGGGCTGAGGTCGAAAAATATAAAACTATTGCATTCTTGGTAGTAAAAAACGACTCAGTAAAATATGAGGAATATTGGGATGGATATAGTGATACATCGCATACCAATTCGTTTTCGATGGGTAAAAGCATCGTTAGTATTCTTACCGGAATTGCAATTGATGAGCATAAAATAAAAAGTGTAGATGAGCCTATTGGCGATTTTTTGCCCGAGTACGCAAAAGGTGCGAATGCCAAAGTCACAATTAAGCATCTGCTAACAATGAGTTCGGGGATTAATTTTGATGAAAACTACGTGAACCCATTGGCCTATCCGGCAGCAGCATACTATGGGGATGATTTGCAAGCGCTTACATACAAATATCATGTAACCGAAGAACCCGGTAAAGTTTGGAATTATTTAAGTGGTAATACGGAATTGCTGTCTTTTATTGTTGCAAAAGCCACCGGAAAAAGCCTTAGTGTGTATGCTTCCGAAAAACTTTGGAAGCCAATGGGAGCAAGCCATCCGGCTTATTGGAGTTTGGATCATGAAGGAGGAGTCGAAAAAGGATACTGCTGCTTTAATAGCAATGCACGAGATTTTGCACGTTTTGGATCGCTTTATTTACATGAAGGGAACTGGAGAGGAAATCAATTGGTTTCGAAGGATTATGTGCGTCAATCAGTAACTCCTGCGAGTTTAATTGACGATAATGGTCAAAAGAACATTAAGTATGGTTACAGTTGGTGGCTTTTAACGTATAAGAATCACATAATTTATTATATGCGTGGAATTTTAGGGCAGTATGTATTTGTTATTCCCGATAAAAACATGGTGGTGGTGCGTTTGGGCCACAAACGCGACACCGAGAAGGTGAATGATCATCCAAAAGATGTGTATGTGTTTTTGGATGCAGCATTTGAAATGGATAAGTAGTTTTTTTAAATAATTATGATAAAAGATATTCCTGAATTAATTGTAGAAGATGTGGCCTTGGCCATTGTCAAAGAAGAGAATGAATTAGCAGAAACAATTTGGAACTCCTATTTAATTAACCTTAAAAACGACAAGCTCGACGCTGTGTTAGTGACTAGCACCGGTTATGGTTTTTTGAATGATGAAAAAGTAAATACTTCCACACTTCGTCATTTTTTAGACAGTGTTGAACCCAAATCATTTGTAAAGATTGAGCCAATAATCGAGGATGTATTCGGTTTGAACAATGAATACTGGGTAAGCTTTTATTTGGGTAAAAATCTTTACGATAAAAAATTTATTTTTCTTGCTGAAACAATCCTCGAAGAAAACTTAATTCATGTCCCTGTTATTAACAAAAGGGGAGTTATGATCAAGTAAATCAACCCATTAGTTTTCAACACCCAAGCCCAATTTTTAATGAAGTTGGCATCCCTATAATGGTAAGTGCCTGATTAACAGGTAAAAAACATCCAAAAAATAATTTTAGTATCATGTTATATTAGTTTAATCGTCGATTAAACTAATATAATTATCGATAAAACAGAAGTTAGGGGTGTGAAATACCTAACTTCGCAATCTCATTTTATCGATTAATGAAACCTATTGGTCGCTTAAACCGTAAATAGGTCAGGAAAATTAAAAAATAAACTACTTATTGTTTGTAAAAGCCCTCTAAATAAAGGGGTTAGGCAGTTAAGCATTTTTTTTACGATTCCATAAATTAAATCAAACTAAAATGAAAACACTAAGGTATTTTGAAAATCAAAACGCTAAAAAACAAAAAACCATGAAAACAAGTGAAACCTTTAAGAAAGTCTATCTTGCGCTATGCCTAATTATCGCAATTATGGCAAAAAATGCGAATGCACAAACACCATTGTTTTCGCAAAATTTTAGCAGCTCGAGCACACTTTCGAACTATGTGAGTGGCAGTCCAAACAACGGGCAGTTTAATGCTATAACTGTATCAGGTGGACCAACTGCTACCATAACAGCTAATGCGCTGCAATTTGTCCGCAGTGGAGCAGGGACAGCCAGCTTTGCCCGAACAACAAATTTTAGTCCTGTGCCATTAGGCATTATTTACAAATTCGACTTAACTATATCGAATAACAGTTCAACCAATACGGTTGCGAGATGGCAGGTTGGGGATGGGTTCAGCACCTCTAATAGTGTTCAAAGTAGTAACGATTGTTATGCGCAATTTGCAATTGATTTTAGAAGCAGCAATAATTATAGAATTAATGATGTTACCAATGGTGATACATATTCCAATATAAGTGGATCGGTTAAAACCGTTACATGGGTATTGAATAATTCAGGAAATACATTATCGTATAATGCCCCTGATGGAACTGTTAAAACAGTTTCCAACAATCGAACAGATCTTTGGGTAGGTACAACACGCTACATTAGCGGACAACAAGTGGATGATAATGGAAATATTGAAGATATAAAATTTGTTTATTCAGGATCGTCAGGCACGATAACTATGGACAATATTAGTATTACACAGTTCATTCCAATTGTTACCACACAACCTAGCGCCTCGGTTACAGCTTGTGTTGCAAATTCAGTATCTTTTTCTGCAGCAGCAAGTGGCTTACCTACACCAACTGTTAAGTGGCAAAAAAACATTAGTAGTGTTTGGACCGATATCTCCGGTGCTACTTCATCTACTTATACAATACCATCTCCTGTTAGTGGCGATGCAGGACAATACAGAGCATTATTCACCAATAGTGAAGGTGCAACACCGAGCAATACATCCACACTTACGGTTAACGCAAGCCCAACAGGGGGCGTTGTAAATTCAAGTACATCGGTATGCAGTGGAACAAATAGCGGAAGCGTAACACTTACAGGCAATACTGGTACTGTGCAAAAATGGCAATCTTCCACCAATGGCGGCTCAAATTGGAACGATATAAGCAATACCAGCAATAGTCAAAACTACTCCAATATAACGTTAACCACAATGTACCGCGCTGTTGTCATAAGTGCAGGTTGTACCGCAAATTCAGCATCCGCAACAATTACTGTTAATCCATTGCCAACGAGCTATAACGTTACCGGAGGCGGAGCTTATTGCGTTGGTACTTCTGGAAAATTAGTTGGATTAAGTAATTCACAATCGGGTGTAAATTATCAATTAAAGTTGGCTGGTGTAAATGAGGGATCACCTCTTGCCGGAACCGGTAGTTCAATTTCGTTTGGGAATCAAACAGGGTTGGGTAATTATACAGTTCAAGCCACTTTTGTTTCCACCGGATGTACCGCCACTATGAATGGTGCTGTATCCATCACTACTGTTCCAAATCCAACAATTAGCTTGGCTAAAACAGCAGACCCAAGTTGTTATGAGGCAGAGTTAACTGCCACTAATGCAGGCGGAACAATGGGTCCGGTAAGTGCAACGAATTCTACATCTGCAACGATTTCCAGTTCAGGAACACCTACAATTACCCGAACTATTACATTACCTTCAGGAATAATGAGTGCTGCATCAAAACTAACTCTAACATTAAACATTGATCACAGTAGAGTTGGAAATTTGGTTGCTACTTTAATTAGTCCATCTTGTGGCCAAACCGTTATCTTTAATCGTCCTGGCGGAACTACCAACCAAGATAATTTAATAAATTCAGCCGATTATGTATTCACTTCTTCAAGTTCAACAACGTTTCCTGGATCAAGCGGTGGAAATGTGCCTACCGGAACTTATCAAGCAACCTTTACTGGGCTCACTTTTCCATGTAATAACGTTGCAGGAGTTTGGACTTTACAAATTGAAGACAAGGAAAATAATGGAGGAGGCGATTTAAACAGTTGGTCGCTTTCTATTAGTGATGCTTCCGGATATACCACTGTATTTAACGGCCCCGCTACGATTGGTGCTGTGTCCTATCCTTCAATTTCAACAGCAAAAGTAATAGTTTCTCCACTCAATGGAATGAATAATTATACAGCCACAACAACAGATTATTTGGGCTGTGTTTCGGCTACTTCTAACATCGTTTCAGTAAATATATCTCCATCAATCACTATTATTGACCAACCGGTAAGTCATCCAGTTTGCATTGATCAAACAGCAACCTTCTCGGTTCTTGCAAACGGTACAGGATTAACGTATCAATGGCGAAAGGGGACTACACCAATAGTAGATGGGGGCCGATTTTCAGGGGCATTAAGTAATACACTGACTATCTCAAATACACAAATATCAGACGCTGCTAGTGATTATAACGTGATTATTAGTGATGCCAATTGTTCACTTAATTCTTCAAATGCTGAGCTTACAGTTAACAGTTTACCGAATAGCCCAACAGTAACTCCAACCAGTACTACAATTTTTCTGGGTGGCATGGAAACGTTAACCGCTCAATTGAGCTCAGCTAATGCAACATTTGGCACAGGTAATTCAACAAATAATTCAACAAGTTTTCCGGCAAGCTTAGGAACCTATTATGGAGGAGCTAGACACCAAATCTTAATATTGGCTTCAGAATTAAGTGCTCAAGGAATACTTGCAGGAGAGCAAATAAAGAGCCTTTCATTTGATATCTCAAACACAAACAATGCTGACCCTATGCAGAATTATACCATCAGCATTGGAAATACTGCTCTTAATACGTTAACTTCAAGTTTTGTGAATGGGTTAACACAAGTGTATTCGAATGTGTCCTATACAGCTTTAAATGGGGTAAATGATTTTGTGTTTTCAAGTCCTTTTACTTGGAATGGAACCTCAAATATTATTGTTGAAACAGTGTTTAATAATAATTATTTGGGTACAACCGCACATCCTAATTGTGCCGTAAAATATACTACAACTGCTGGTTTTACAAGTGTAAATTATTCGAGAGCTGATAATGCAGGTGCTGGAAATGCTCCAATTTTGGCACTTACCTCAAACGGCACAAGCAACAGAAGACCCAATATGGTAATTGGACATAGTATGCCGGTTTCATTCGATTGGAGTCCGGTAACAGGATTATTTACAGATGCAGGCCTAAGCAACCCATATGCTGGAGGAAATTACGATGTGTTATACGCACAACCAAGCACAACAACAAGTTACGCAATTAACACAATTTCTTCACAAGGTTGTTCTTCAGCAGCAGCAGCAACAGCGATTGTGAATGTAGTAACCACACCGCCAAATTGTGTTACGTCAACAGTTAATGGTGCAGCCTGTATTACTTCGGCAAGTTTAAGTTGGACGGCTGCCACCAACTATCCGTCTGGGTATTATATTTATGTTGCAAAAGATGACCCAATGACCGATTTTATTATTTACATGCAAGATGTAGGGAATAATTTAAGCTTCAATCTCCCTTTGTTGGAGGCCAATACTACCTATTATTATATAGTTGCTCCATACAATTCAATTGGAGAAAACACAAGCTGTGTTGCGAGTTCGTTTGTTTCAGGTATAAGTCAGGCGGTGACTCCAACTCAAAATCCTAACTCCTACACACTAGGGGCTGAGGGTGTAACTGTACCGAATTTGCCTTGTGGTGTAACCAAAGAAAATTATGATGGAATGGGTACCAGTTCTTGGTACACTTCAACTACGGCGCCACAAAGTGGAACCAATCATATGCGTATTGATAAAAATTCAGATAATGCTACATCGTTGGATGATTGGTTCTATTCACCGGCAATTAATGTTACAGTTGGAAAGGTGTACCGCATATCTTGGTATGATAGAATAGCCAATGGATCTGTTAATGAAACATATAAAGTTTATATTTCCAACTTAGGAGATGCCTCAACAATGGAAGGTTCAGCACCTAGTTATATTGGGAATGTTAACACTACTACCTATACTAAAAGAACAGCTACAGATTATCTAGCAACCGGGACCGGACAAATTTATTTTGGTTTCCGTGCTACAAGTCCTGGTGGAGTTAGTCAAGGAAGTATTTTTATTGATGATATTCAAGTACTTGAAATTCCAGTTCCTGCATTAATCCCAACTTCTTGCACCACACTTCCAAGTATGTACAACCAAATTTATGTTCAACCTGTATTAGGGGCTACAAATTACCGCTATAAAATTGTAGGAACCGGTGGTCAGTCAGGTTATAGTTTTGAACATTACCGTAACAATTCTAACATTGACTACCGTATGAAATGGGCACCAGGGGTTATTTATGGAAATACATACAATATTTCTGTGGCTTATTATAAAAATGGTTCTTGGAGTCCTTACGGTGCTTCTTGCCCGGTGACGTTAGGAGCGTTTCCGCAAATTAAATTGCGCGATAATTCAGCAACAGTGGCAGGTCCATGTGATTATACCATTGATGATTTGAATGACAGATTTCTTACTGATTCAGTATCAGGAGCGAATGATTATGAATATAAAATTGTAGAGAATGATGGCGGAAATACATTTGATTATGATCATACTTGGAGAAGAGGCAATGGAAATTTAGATTTTCGCTTAGTATGGGCATATCAATCTTCCCCGCTTATTGATCGTGTTCGATTTGGCTATAGTTATGATGTAATGACAAGGGCATTGGTTGGTAAAACAGGCCAAAATTTTGGAAGCAGACCAGGAGAATGGGGCCCATTTGGTGTTGCGTGTAAGTTAGACCTAACTCAGGTTTCTCCTACAACTTCATTAACCAATTGCAATGTCACTTTGACTTCGTTAAATGATCAAATATTTACAACTCCTGTTACAGGTGCAACAAATTATGAGTATGAATTTACAGCTCCCGGATATACTGTTGTGGCATACAGAACGAATGGGAATACTGATTTTCGTTTAACCTGGATTCCAACCTCTCCAATGACACCGGGTGGAGTAAAATATGCTACTACTTATTCGGTGCGTGTAAAACCGTATGTTGGAGGTGTTTGGTTAAATTATGGTGCTCCTTGTTCCGTTACAACTCCAGCGCCGCCATCAACATCGATATTAGATATTTGTGGCACTACACTTGGGGTAGGACGCTTTGGCGCCTTCTTAAATTGTACTGCAGTACCGGGTGCTAGCATGTATTCATATAGAATTACCAATGTGGGTGGAGTTCCTTATCAGAAAGTGTTCTATAATTATAATTCCAACACAACTTTTAGTTTAGCGAGTACCTTGGTATGCTGTGGACAACAAAACATGTTGCCCAATTCACAATACACTATCGAAGTAGCATATTATGCAGGAGAATGGAGTGCATTTGGCCCGGCATGTAGCTTTACAACCGGAGCAACAATACCACGCTACTCACCATTTTCGACAGAAGGAGAAAGCACAGCAACGGGCGTACTTAATTTGAATGTTTACCCGAATCCTGCAGCTGTTGATAAACAATTGACAATTGAATTGCAAGGCATTGAGACAGCAGGTGAACAAGTTGAGTTTTCAATTATTAATATAGTGGGAGCTAAAGTATTTACTTCTAATGTGAATACACAAGACGGTGCAATCTTAACTATAAAGCCGGAAGTTGTGTTGACTGCAGGAGTTTATATGGCAGAAGCACTAACGAATGGTTCAGTTTATAGAGTGAAGTTCGTAGTACAATAATTAAAATAAAATAAAAAAGCCCTCATTAACGATTCTGTTAATGAGGGCTTTTTTGTTAGGTACCACTAGGTTATTTAATCACAACTTTTTTGTTTGTAATACTATTTGTTGAGATAAGTTGTAAGTTATATATGCCTTTTGAAAAAGCACTTACATCAATAGTTTTTGAAAACTTGCCTGAAAAATGATTCAGGCTTTCAGCAAAAACTAATTGTCCGTTCAAATTAAATAGTTTAATCTGTGTGTTTTCGGGCTCATGATTGATAAATGAAAGGGTTAATTTATCACTAGCAGGATTTGGAATTGCTGATAAACTTAGGTTTTGAGAAATTGATTTTACTGATAATGGATAATCAATATAAGCAATGTAGTCTTCTGTCTCGCCATATCCATAAGTACCACATGGGCCAAAAGAATTCATGGTTTCGCTTAAAACAGCCCTTAGTCCGGTGTTTCCAATTGGGGCATTCACCGGAATTGTTACCAAGCCTTGCATTAAGTTACCACCTGCAGCGTTGTTTGTAGTATCCGTAAATACAACTTCAGTTGAATCATAAAGGCCATCTTGATTATAATCGAGGTATACCTTTAGTATGCAGATATAAAAATTAGCGGAACTATTAATTTGTACTGCTTTAATTGGGTAGCTTGCTCCTTGGCTATATGAAAAAGCACCGAAAACGGTGTAGTCCGTGTATGTTTTGTTAGAAGTTGGATTGTTTAAGGCTGAAGTATCTCCGCTAATTAATAAAGATCCAAACTCAAACCATCCTAAATCATCATCGGCAGCTGAGGTTGGATAGGAGGCACAATAACATTGATAAAATGGTTTTAATGCAATTGAAATCGGAGTGGAGTTAACTGCGTTTCCAGAGCAAGTAACTTCGCATCTGAAAGATGTTGCTCCAATAACAGGAACTGTTGCATTTTGATTTGTTGCACCAGCAATATTTGTCCACGTTACATTATCAGGCGAGGATTGCCACTGGTAAGTTTGGCCAATACCAATTGAGTTTCCGGATAGGGATAAGTTAATGGAACTTGAATCACACACCAAAATAGCACTTGCTAAAGTTATGCCAGCTGTAGGGGGAGCAATACATGGAGTTGCACTAAGAATGTTCACAATATAATCTTCTGTTTCGCCATATCCATAAGAGCCGCAAGCACTTTGGGTAGCAGAACCATTTTCTCTCAAAACAATTCTCATTCGAGTATTACCACTCAAAGCGGTAAGTGGTATTGAAATATTTCCATTCAGTACGTTTGCTCCTATTGCGTTGTTGGTTTGTCCGATTGCAGACACCTCCGTGGTATCAAAAACCCCATCCTGATTAAAATCGATATGTACCGTGGCGAAACAAGAATAGAATGTTCCGGAATTAATTTGAGTAATTGATATAGGGTATATTAATCCTTGGAGTAAATCAGTTGGAGGCAATGAAGTAAAATCTGTATAGGTATTAACGGAGGTTGGGTTTGCAAGCGCCGGGCTACCTATCCCATTATTTAAGCTTGCAAGCGTAACATTTCCAATATCATCATCAAGTGAACTGTTTGAAAAGGAGGCGCAATAACATTGATTAGCTGGGTTTACACCAATAAAAAACGGTGTAGAAGTTGCTGATTGTGCACTACAGGTTACGATGCATTGGAAATACATCGCAGCAGTAACCGAATCAACATAAAAAGAATTAGTAGCACCAATAATATCTGACCAAGTAATGTTATCAGGTGATGATTGCCACTGGTAGGTTTGTCCTGAACCAATGCTGTTACCATTTAGTGATAGGGTAATGGAGGTAGATAAACAAGCACTTGCAGCAGGGCTAAAGGTTGTGCCGGCTGTTGGAGGTGCTACACATGGACTACCGGCAGCAATGGTTACTGTATAATCCTCAGCTTCACCACTTCCAAAATTGGTGCAGGCATCGGTTGCACCATTATTATTTCCGTTAGCACGGCTGCGGATCCTCATACCGGTGCTTCCGGTAAACGCTCCGAAAGGGATTGTTAAAGCGGCTGAATTAACATTACCAGCAACAGAAGTTAAGCAAACTTGAAACCACTCGGATGCATCATAAACTTGATTATTGTCATAATCAATCCAAACTGAAATAATGTTATTGGCGGTTGTAGTGATGTTAATTGCATAGGTATTACCCTGAGTTAAAGTTGCAGTAGTATTTCCAGAGGCAGGAAATACTGTAAGTGTGTTTGCAAAGGTGCCGGTGCAAGTATTTGCCGTATTAACTAATGTTGTTCCAACAATTTCAACATCCGTAATTTGATCTGTTCCACACCCTGCACCGCCTAAATTTGTTACGCAGTATTGGGCATTGGTAGATTGGTAACATGTTAACATGATACCAACTAATAAAGAGAAGTAATTTTTTATCATAAAGTTATTTTGAGGTTAATTCATGCAAAAATAAAAAAAGTCCCGGCTACCCGAGACTTTTTTTATTAACTGTGTGCGAAAATCAGCGCTAAAGTCCCTCAAAATGGGATTCAGCAAGCGGAAAGAATTTTTAATTTATTCGATAACCACCTTTTTATTGGTTATTCCACTAGTTGTGATTAGTTGTAAGTTGTAAATTCCTTTAGCAAATGAAGATACATCGATTGTTTTTGAATATGTTCCAGAGAAATTATTTAAGCCTTCTGAGAAAATTATTTGGCCATTCAGGTTGGTTAATTTTACCTGAGTATTTTCA
The sequence above is a segment of the Bacteroidota bacterium genome. Coding sequences within it:
- a CDS encoding proprotein convertase P-domain-containing protein — protein: MKTLRYFENQNAKKQKTMKTSETFKKVYLALCLIIAIMAKNANAQTPLFSQNFSSSSTLSNYVSGSPNNGQFNAITVSGGPTATITANALQFVRSGAGTASFARTTNFSPVPLGIIYKFDLTISNNSSTNTVARWQVGDGFSTSNSVQSSNDCYAQFAIDFRSSNNYRINDVTNGDTYSNISGSVKTVTWVLNNSGNTLSYNAPDGTVKTVSNNRTDLWVGTTRYISGQQVDDNGNIEDIKFVYSGSSGTITMDNISITQFIPIVTTQPSASVTACVANSVSFSAAASGLPTPTVKWQKNISSVWTDISGATSSTYTIPSPVSGDAGQYRALFTNSEGATPSNTSTLTVNASPTGGVVNSSTSVCSGTNSGSVTLTGNTGTVQKWQSSTNGGSNWNDISNTSNSQNYSNITLTTMYRAVVISAGCTANSASATITVNPLPTSYNVTGGGAYCVGTSGKLVGLSNSQSGVNYQLKLAGVNEGSPLAGTGSSISFGNQTGLGNYTVQATFVSTGCTATMNGAVSITTVPNPTISLAKTADPSCYEAELTATNAGGTMGPVSATNSTSATISSSGTPTITRTITLPSGIMSAASKLTLTLNIDHSRVGNLVATLISPSCGQTVIFNRPGGTTNQDNLINSADYVFTSSSSTTFPGSSGGNVPTGTYQATFTGLTFPCNNVAGVWTLQIEDKENNGGGDLNSWSLSISDASGYTTVFNGPATIGAVSYPSISTAKVIVSPLNGMNNYTATTTDYLGCVSATSNIVSVNISPSITIIDQPVSHPVCIDQTATFSVLANGTGLTYQWRKGTTPIVDGGRFSGALSNTLTISNTQISDAASDYNVIISDANCSLNSSNAELTVNSLPNSPTVTPTSTTIFLGGMETLTAQLSSANATFGTGNSTNNSTSFPASLGTYYGGARHQILILASELSAQGILAGEQIKSLSFDISNTNNADPMQNYTISIGNTALNTLTSSFVNGLTQVYSNVSYTALNGVNDFVFSSPFTWNGTSNIIVETVFNNNYLGTTAHPNCAVKYTTTAGFTSVNYSRADNAGAGNAPILALTSNGTSNRRPNMVIGHSMPVSFDWSPVTGLFTDAGLSNPYAGGNYDVLYAQPSTTTSYAINTISSQGCSSAAAATAIVNVVTTPPNCVTSTVNGAACITSASLSWTAATNYPSGYYIYVAKDDPMTDFIIYMQDVGNNLSFNLPLLEANTTYYYIVAPYNSIGENTSCVASSFVSGISQAVTPTQNPNSYTLGAEGVTVPNLPCGVTKENYDGMGTSSWYTSTTAPQSGTNHMRIDKNSDNATSLDDWFYSPAINVTVGKVYRISWYDRIANGSVNETYKVYISNLGDASTMEGSAPSYIGNVNTTTYTKRTATDYLATGTGQIYFGFRATSPGGVSQGSIFIDDIQVLEIPVPALIPTSCTTLPSMYNQIYVQPVLGATNYRYKIVGTGGQSGYSFEHYRNNSNIDYRMKWAPGVIYGNTYNISVAYYKNGSWSPYGASCPVTLGAFPQIKLRDNSATVAGPCDYTIDDLNDRFLTDSVSGANDYEYKIVENDGGNTFDYDHTWRRGNGNLDFRLVWAYQSSPLIDRVRFGYSYDVMTRALVGKTGQNFGSRPGEWGPFGVACKLDLTQVSPTTSLTNCNVTLTSLNDQIFTTPVTGATNYEYEFTAPGYTVVAYRTNGNTDFRLTWIPTSPMTPGGVKYATTYSVRVKPYVGGVWLNYGAPCSVTTPAPPSTSILDICGTTLGVGRFGAFLNCTAVPGASMYSYRITNVGGVPYQKVFYNYNSNTTFSLASTLVCCGQQNMLPNSQYTIEVAYYAGEWSAFGPACSFTTGATIPRYSPFSTEGESTATGVLNLNVYPNPAAVDKQLTIELQGIETAGEQVEFSIINIVGAKVFTSNVNTQDGAILTIKPEVVLTAGVYMAEALTNGSVYRVKFVVQ